From the candidate division KSB1 bacterium genome, the window TATTGGTAAATATAGAAAGCCTTAAACTCTTTCCCGCAAAATCTCCAAAAGCTTATCATCGGCCACCCGATCTTGCTGCATCGAATCCCGCTCACGAACGGTCACGGATGAGGAAGGATTTGTGCAATCGATTACATTTAACGCTTATAAGAAAGAGACATAAATTGGGTAAATCTCAAATTTCAAAACCCAAATTCCAGAGGATTAGAAATAAACCGACAACCCAAACTTTACAGATGTAGCACTTAAGTTGAGAATTTTACTTTTGTTTTCGGCTTCAGTTACTATACCTGCAGTCTTGTCTGTCCTGCTATCTTTTACCCAAATGTAATTCAAAGACAATCCGTATTCGGCCAGAAAACTAATATTTTTTGTTGCAAACCATTCCGCGCCTAAGTTGGCTGATATTCCAAGGGACCATCGTTTGCTCGTCCTTTGCGATGTAGATTCAACAGGATTTGGGGTTCCTCTTTCTGAACCAGTTTCGGAGTTACTGCGATTAAAACCAACCATTGGACCAACTCCAAGAAAAAGGTTGATTTCTTTTTCCGGAGATGGATAGAATAGATATTGGACGTTGAGTTCAATATTCTGAACGTCACTATCTGAATCGGCTGTCAAAATCTGACGCAGGGTATCCGAAGTAAACTGCTTTGAGTTCTGTTCAGCATCTGAAATTGAAGCATTTAAACTTAAGCCGAATCGTAAAGATTTTTTATCTGAAAAATGGCGCTTTGCGGAAATGACACTTCCCTCGAATCGACTCAATGTAAAGTTTCGGCTAATTTGAAATTGTAATGCCCAGGCTCCTGTTTCAAGCGAGTTCTCCATTTTGTTCTCCTGGGCAAACAGAGAAGTGTCAGGTAGGCAATTAATTGCAATAAACAAGATTATGTACCCGAACCTAAGCAAACGTAGCACCTTTAAATCCTTTCTTTCAAAAACTCCAAAAGCTTATCATCGGCCACCCGATCTTGCTGCATCGAATCTCTTTCGCGTACCGTCACTGTGTTGTCCTCTAAAGTCTGGGAATCCACGGTGATGCAGAAAGGTGTACCGGCTTCATCCTGTCGGCGGTAGCGGCGACCGACTGCGCCGCCTTCATCGTAAAAGACCGGCATGTGCTTCTTTAAGTCATCGGTGATTTTGTGCGCGATTTCCGGCATGCCATCTTTTTTAACAAGGGGGAAAATACCCGCTTTAATCGGTGCGATTTTGGGGGAAAGGCGTAACACGGTTCTGGAGTCTTTTTCCAACTCCTCTTCATCGTAAGCGTCGACCAGACAGGTGAGCAGGGTCCGGTCACACCCAGCCGAGGTTTCAATAATATAAGGAGTGAAACGCTCGCGAGTCGCGTCGTCAAAGTATTGCAAATCTTTGCCGGAGTACTCCGTGTGCCGCTTGAGGTCAAAATCCGTGCGGTTGTGAATGCCTTCCAACTCTTTCCAGCCAAAAGGAAATTCATACTCGATGTCAAATGCTGCCGCTGCGTAATGGGCGAGTTCATCTTTGCCGTGCTCGCGAAATCGCAAGTTTTCTTTTTTGATGCCGAGGTCATCGTACCAGTTAATTCGCTGTTCTTTCCAGTATTCAAACCACTCACCATCTGAGCCTGGTTTGACAAAAAACTGCATCTCCATCTGCTCGAATTCCCGGGTACGAAAAATAAAATTGCGCGGCGTGATTTCGTTGCGAAAGGCCTTGCCGATCTGAGCGATGCCAAAGGGAATCCTCTGCCGGGAAGACTGCATAACATTGACGTAGTTGACATAAATACCCTGGGCGGTTTCAGGTCTCAAGTAAACAACTGAAGCATCTTCCGCAACCGCACCCATGTGAGTTTTGAACATCAGGTTGAACTGCCGGGCCTCTGTAAGCTCGCCACCACAGACCGGGCACCTATCTTTAATGGTTTCGTCGTCTTCGCGAAACCGGCGCTTGCAGTTTTTGCAGTCGATCATCGGATCGTTGAAGCCTTCTACGTGTCCGGAGGCCTCCCAGATTTTCGGGTGCATCAAAATCGCCGAATCGAGGCCAACGATATCCTCGCGGGTCTGCACCATGCTTTGCCACCAGAACTCCTTGATGTTGTTTTTCAGCTCCACGCCCAAAGGTCCGTAATCGTATGAGCTGTCCAGGCCGCCATAGATTTCGCTGGATTGAAAAATGAAGCCGCGTCGCTTGCAGAGCGCCACGAGTTTGTTCATTGCTTTTTCAGTTAGATTTTTGCTCATTTGCTACCCTCACCCTTCACTGGCTATCCAAAAGTAGAACGATCAGGTCATGCCGAGCTTGTCGAGGCATCTTTTTAGCTATATTCTATTAATTTAAGAGATTTCTCACTACGTTCGAAATGACATTTACTTGGTCGCTGGGATAGTTGATTGTTAATTAATTTTTTCTTCCCTCAAAATTCTTGCGGCCGTTTCCGGAGATATGACATTGATTTGAAATCCGGAGCCGATCTCGAAACTTGTGAAGCCACGAAATTGCGGCGTAATATCGATATGCCAATGATAATCTCGTTCAATTGTTTTCCAGTAACCCCGTTGTTTCCCGGCATTGACATTTGGTCCGGAATGCAATACCATAACAAAATTCGGATCATTCAAAGTGCTGCTTAATTTCCGTAAAACTTCCTTGAGAATAAAAGCGAGTTGACTGTATTCATTATTCCATTCAAAAAATGTCTCGTGTTGTTTCGGTAATATGGAAATTTCAAAAGGAGC encodes:
- a CDS encoding glycine--tRNA ligase; protein product: MSKNLTEKAMNKLVALCKRRGFIFQSSEIYGGLDSSYDYGPLGVELKNNIKEFWWQSMVQTREDIVGLDSAILMHPKIWEASGHVEGFNDPMIDCKNCKRRFREDDETIKDRCPVCGGELTEARQFNLMFKTHMGAVAEDASVVYLRPETAQGIYVNYVNVMQSSRQRIPFGIAQIGKAFRNEITPRNFIFRTREFEQMEMQFFVKPGSDGEWFEYWKEQRINWYDDLGIKKENLRFREHGKDELAHYAAAAFDIEYEFPFGWKELEGIHNRTDFDLKRHTEYSGKDLQYFDDATRERFTPYIIETSAGCDRTLLTCLVDAYDEEELEKDSRTVLRLSPKIAPIKAGIFPLVKKDGMPEIAHKITDDLKKHMPVFYDEGGAVGRRYRRQDEAGTPFCITVDSQTLEDNTVTVRERDSMQQDRVADDKLLEFLKERI
- a CDS encoding outer membrane beta-barrel protein; the protein is MENSLETGAWALQFQISRNFTLSRFEGSVISAKRHFSDKKSLRFGLSLNASISDAEQNSKQFTSDTLRQILTADSDSDVQNIELNVQYLFYPSPEKEINLFLGVGPMVGFNRSNSETGSERGTPNPVESTSQRTSKRWSLGISANLGAEWFATKNISFLAEYGLSLNYIWVKDSRTDKTAGIVTEAENKSKILNLSATSVKFGLSVYF